A single genomic interval of Picosynechococcus sp. PCC 7003 harbors:
- a CDS encoding type II toxin-antitoxin system VapC family toxin yields MSTSKILVDTSALIAFFVKTETHNQTARKYVVSHPEKEWVILKTVFDETVTWFRTRVSSKASVQLGEILRTEHQYCHLSDSDDDAIWETFRKYDDKKWSYTDCSLLIMSQRLQIPEIFAFDEHIRQMAGLGIVCVPR; encoded by the coding sequence ATGTCTACATCGAAAATTCTCGTAGATACCTCTGCATTAATTGCGTTCTTCGTCAAAACAGAAACTCATAACCAAACCGCCAGAAAATATGTAGTGAGTCATCCAGAAAAAGAATGGGTAATACTAAAAACGGTCTTTGATGAAACTGTGACATGGTTTCGTACAAGAGTTTCTAGTAAAGCTTCCGTACAACTGGGTGAAATTTTGCGTACAGAACATCAATATTGCCATCTATCTGACAGTGATGATGATGCCATTTGGGAAACCTTCAGAAAATACGATGATAAAAAATGGAGCTACACAGACTGCTCCTTGTTAATTATGTCTCAGCGGCTTCAAATACCAGAGATTTTTGCCTTTGATGAGCATATTCGACAGATGGCAGGCTTGGGCATCGTTTGTGTCCCTCGATAA
- a CDS encoding DUF3226 domain-containing protein — translation MANILIVESKNDKAFFEALIEKMQINELIVDSPINIDNYECLSGLNSDKLTKAIKSLSDSLFKRNISKIGIIIDQDYDSQEEKLKLVNDCLSTVFGDISIIQEVGNLYSLSVQDIDLEIGTYFTNVNNSGELETLLKAIKKSDSTYADCLSSWQNCLKECMGEEGKLSLKEFDKFWLSIYLRYDTRSKKDSKQAGRKCSVSELEYILKHKDIFDFEHTLLEDIKNFLKLFT, via the coding sequence ATGGCAAATATTTTGATTGTTGAAAGCAAAAATGATAAGGCTTTCTTCGAGGCTCTTATAGAAAAAATGCAAATTAATGAATTGATAGTTGATTCTCCTATTAACATTGATAATTATGAATGTCTGAGTGGATTGAATTCAGATAAATTGACGAAAGCCATCAAAAGTCTATCCGATAGCTTATTCAAAAGAAATATATCTAAGATAGGGATTATTATCGATCAGGATTATGATTCTCAAGAAGAAAAATTAAAGCTAGTCAATGATTGTCTAAGCACAGTTTTTGGAGACATAAGTATAATTCAAGAAGTCGGAAATCTGTATTCTTTATCTGTGCAGGATATTGATCTAGAAATAGGTACTTATTTTACCAATGTCAATAACTCGGGAGAATTAGAAACTCTATTAAAAGCTATTAAAAAATCCGACTCTACTTATGCAGATTGTTTAAGCTCATGGCAAAATTGTTTAAAAGAATGCATGGGAGAAGAGGGAAAACTATCTCTCAAAGAATTCGATAAGTTTTGGCTAAGTATTTATCTGCGGTATGATACACGCTCAAAAAAAGACTCTAAACAGGCTGGACGTAAATGCTCAGTTAGTGAATTAGAATACATTTTGAAGCATAAAGATATTTTTGACTTTGAACATACTTTGCTGGAGGATATCAAGAATTTCTTAAAATTGTTTACTTAG
- a CDS encoding ATP/GTP-binding protein: MKNTIEIKNFRSFQSLKVDGFKKVNLIGGKNNIGKTSLLEALLLFFYPHPNSTLGIKKARKQSSDSLKKQPKEAWNSLFYNQDITKKICLQGEFDSQCKKIKLLVAQSLKSEIFNEDENIKDLLGIISEDNSSISILQIQQQINTEEIIKKNLVAHSRGFYSPDFPDEIDIPVIPSSVPISGQEIAKKYDRVKYEGKSDDFLKMIQILDPSIVEAETYSFVEPTLFLRKDNQKRGFPISLFGDATYRCSSIALEILSEDNKVIFVDEIENGIHHTNQKEFWELLFRLSKEFDVTIFATTHSLEMIKAFALAGKKYSEQGAYIELAENPRTQKTIAITRSIDDLQYELEHHKPVRGE; the protein is encoded by the coding sequence ATGAAAAATACTATAGAAATCAAAAATTTTCGTAGTTTCCAATCTTTAAAAGTAGATGGCTTCAAAAAAGTTAATTTAATTGGAGGCAAAAACAATATCGGAAAAACTTCTCTCCTAGAAGCATTGTTACTCTTTTTTTATCCTCACCCCAATAGCACTCTTGGCATAAAAAAGGCAAGAAAACAATCCTCTGATTCCTTAAAAAAGCAGCCCAAAGAAGCATGGAATAGTCTTTTTTACAATCAAGATATAACGAAGAAGATTTGCCTGCAAGGGGAATTTGACAGTCAATGTAAAAAGATCAAATTATTAGTTGCCCAATCTTTAAAGTCTGAAATATTTAATGAAGATGAAAACATAAAAGACTTATTGGGAATTATTTCTGAAGACAATTCTTCGATATCAATCTTACAAATACAACAACAGATCAATACAGAAGAAATTATCAAGAAAAATTTAGTAGCTCATTCTCGCGGCTTTTATTCTCCAGATTTTCCCGATGAGATTGACATACCTGTGATTCCATCATCTGTGCCTATATCAGGTCAGGAAATTGCAAAAAAGTATGACAGAGTAAAATATGAAGGAAAAAGTGATGACTTCTTGAAAATGATTCAAATTTTAGATCCTTCCATTGTAGAAGCTGAGACATATTCATTTGTTGAACCAACTCTATTTTTAAGAAAAGACAATCAGAAAAGAGGCTTCCCAATTTCTTTGTTTGGTGATGCAACATATAGATGTTCATCTATTGCACTAGAGATTTTAAGTGAGGATAACAAAGTCATTTTTGTAGATGAAATAGAGAATGGTATTCACCATACTAATCAAAAAGAATTTTGGGAGCTATTATTTCGACTTTCTAAGGAATTTGATGTGACAATATTTGCAACAACACACAGCCTAGAAATGATCAAAGCATTTGCTTTAGCAGGAAAAAAATATTCTGAACAAGGAGCATATATCGAATTAGCAGAAAATCCTCGCACTCAAAAAACAATCGCTATTACCAGAAGTATTGATGATTTACAATACGAACTGGAGCATCACAAGCCTGTTCGGGGAGAGTAG
- the acnB gene encoding bifunctional aconitate hydratase 2/2-methylisocitrate dehydratase, with protein MLEAYRKHAAERAQLGIPPLPLTAEQTSELCDRLKNPPTAEQEELLSLLRDRVPPGVDEAAYVKAGFLTGIAKKEITCPLISPQGAVDLLGTMVGGYNVQSLVELLKANDSNIASAAATALSKTLLVFDAFNDVLELAATNPYAKQVIDAWAEAAWFIGKPKVPEAIAVTVFKVPGETNTDDLSPAPHATTRPDIPLHALAMLESKMPEGLETIAELKQKGHPVAYVGDVVGTGSSRKSAINSVLWHLGHEIPFVPNKKAGGYILGGKIAPIFFNTAEDSGALPIECDVSKLKTGDVITIHPYEGKITNEAGETVSTFELKPETILDEVRAGGRIPLLIGRALTDKTREALGLEPTTLFVRPSMPEDTGKGFTLAQKMVGKACGLPGVRPGTSCEPIMTTVGSQDTTGPMTRDELKELACLGFNADLTLQTFCHTAAYPKPVDIKTHKQLPDFFSTRGGVALKPGDGIIHSWLNRMLMPDTVGTGGDSHTRFPLGISFPAGSGLVAFAAALGVMPLDMPESVLVKFTGELQPGVTLRDIVNAIPWVAMQQGKLTVGKENKINVFNGRIMEMEGLPDLKVEQAFELTDATAERSCSGSTIKLSEETVAEYLRSNVVLMKNMIARGYSDARTLLRRIAKMEEWLANPSLMSADPDAEYADVIEVNLNEIKEPIVAAPNDPDNVKLMSECAGDKVDEVFIGSCMTNIGHYRAAAKILEGAGVVKGRLWICPPTRMDEKQLRDEGVYGVFAAAGARTEMPGCSLCMGNQARVEDNATVFSTSTRNFNNRMGKGAQVYLGSAELAAVCALLGKIPTVEEYQAIVSEKIDPFKGDLYRYLNFNEIDGFEDEGRVIALEDMPKIEDLLGMPVGAK; from the coding sequence ATGCTAGAAGCCTACCGCAAACACGCCGCTGAACGCGCCCAATTAGGAATTCCCCCCTTACCTCTCACCGCAGAACAAACTTCCGAACTCTGCGATCGCCTCAAAAATCCCCCCACAGCAGAACAAGAAGAACTGCTGAGTTTACTGCGCGATCGCGTGCCCCCCGGCGTTGATGAAGCTGCCTATGTCAAAGCCGGATTCCTCACAGGCATTGCTAAAAAAGAAATTACCTGTCCCCTGATCAGTCCCCAAGGCGCAGTAGATCTCCTGGGCACGATGGTCGGTGGCTACAACGTCCAATCTTTGGTGGAATTGCTCAAAGCCAACGACAGCAATATTGCCAGTGCCGCCGCCACTGCCCTGAGCAAAACCCTGTTGGTCTTCGACGCCTTTAACGATGTCCTCGAGCTCGCCGCTACCAACCCCTACGCCAAACAAGTCATTGATGCCTGGGCTGAGGCCGCTTGGTTTATTGGCAAGCCCAAAGTTCCCGAGGCGATCGCCGTTACTGTCTTTAAGGTGCCCGGTGAAACCAACACCGACGACCTTTCCCCCGCGCCCCACGCCACGACGCGCCCCGACATTCCCCTCCATGCCCTCGCAATGCTAGAGTCCAAAATGCCAGAGGGCTTAGAAACCATTGCTGAACTGAAGCAAAAAGGCCATCCCGTTGCCTATGTTGGTGATGTGGTCGGTACCGGTTCCTCCCGGAAATCAGCGATCAACTCCGTACTATGGCACCTCGGCCACGAAATTCCCTTTGTCCCCAACAAAAAAGCAGGGGGCTATATCCTCGGTGGGAAAATTGCCCCGATTTTCTTCAATACCGCTGAAGACTCCGGCGCACTACCCATTGAATGTGACGTCAGCAAACTCAAAACTGGCGACGTCATTACCATCCATCCTTATGAAGGCAAAATTACCAACGAAGCAGGCGAAACCGTTTCGACTTTTGAACTGAAGCCCGAAACGATTCTTGATGAAGTTCGCGCAGGCGGTCGGATCCCCCTTCTCATTGGCCGTGCCCTCACCGACAAAACCCGTGAAGCCCTCGGACTTGAGCCAACAACATTGTTTGTGCGTCCTTCGATGCCAGAAGATACTGGTAAAGGTTTTACCCTCGCCCAGAAAATGGTCGGGAAAGCCTGCGGTCTCCCCGGCGTGCGTCCAGGGACATCCTGCGAGCCGATCATGACCACTGTGGGTTCCCAAGATACCACTGGCCCCATGACCCGTGACGAGTTGAAAGAATTGGCCTGTCTCGGTTTCAACGCAGACTTGACCCTGCAAACTTTCTGTCATACCGCAGCCTATCCGAAGCCCGTAGACATTAAAACCCACAAACAGTTACCGGACTTTTTCTCGACCCGTGGCGGTGTTGCCCTCAAGCCGGGCGATGGCATTATTCACTCTTGGCTGAATCGGATGTTGATGCCCGATACCGTTGGGACCGGTGGCGACTCCCATACTCGTTTTCCGTTAGGGATTTCCTTCCCCGCAGGTTCCGGTTTGGTGGCTTTTGCGGCGGCATTAGGTGTGATGCCCCTCGATATGCCTGAGTCTGTCCTCGTGAAATTTACGGGCGAACTGCAACCCGGTGTCACCCTCCGCGATATCGTCAATGCGATTCCTTGGGTGGCGATGCAACAGGGCAAACTGACCGTCGGCAAAGAGAACAAAATCAATGTTTTCAATGGCCGGATCATGGAAATGGAAGGTCTGCCGGATCTCAAGGTGGAGCAAGCTTTTGAATTGACCGATGCCACTGCCGAGCGTTCCTGTTCTGGTTCGACGATTAAACTCAGTGAAGAAACCGTGGCGGAATATCTGCGGTCTAATGTCGTGCTGATGAAGAACATGATTGCGCGAGGATATTCCGATGCCCGGACTCTGCTGCGCCGCATTGCAAAGATGGAGGAATGGCTCGCGAATCCTTCTCTGATGTCTGCCGATCCTGATGCGGAATATGCCGATGTGATCGAGGTGAACCTCAACGAGATCAAGGAACCTATCGTGGCGGCTCCCAATGACCCTGACAACGTCAAACTGATGTCTGAATGTGCAGGGGACAAAGTGGATGAGGTCTTTATCGGTTCCTGTATGACGAATATTGGTCACTATCGCGCCGCAGCGAAAATCCTTGAAGGGGCTGGTGTTGTCAAAGGTCGTCTCTGGATTTGTCCGCCCACCCGTATGGATGAAAAGCAACTCCGGGATGAAGGGGTTTACGGTGTCTTTGCGGCGGCAGGGGCACGGACAGAAATGCCTGGTTGTTCTCTTTGTATGGGGAACCAAGCCCGTGTGGAAGATAATGCAACGGTCTTCTCCACTTCGACCCGGAACTTCAACAACCGCATGGGTAAGGGGGCGCAAGTGTACCTCGGTTCTGCGGAATTGGCGGCAGTTTGTGCGCTCCTCGGCAAGATTCCCACGGTGGAAGAATATCAGGCGATCGTCTCTGAGAAGATTGATCCGTTTAAGGGTGATCTGTACCGTTACCTCAATTTCAATGAGATTGATGGTTTTGAGGATGAGGGTCGCGTAATTGCCCTGGAAGATATGCCGAAGATTGAGGATCTCCTCGGTATGCCCGTTGGCGCAAAATAG
- a CDS encoding serine/threonine-protein kinase, whose translation MEILCTRPGCHHPQNHFSDLDDPTHLKTAQQKYCTSCGMHLILGGRYLPQKLLGQGGFGTAFLARDRYTPTMRLCVVKQFQPMGNLDDQQLAMAQELFEREAHVLERIGNRHPQIPDLFAFFPLIVPQPQGQGTAQYFYLVQEYIEGKDLEQELAERGKLPEREVKEIFVSMLKVLAFVHDQGTIHRDIKPSNIMRHVDGELYLLDFGAVKEVTAGAGVASASQRSTGIYSPGYAPPEQMRGAQVYPATDLYALAVTCIVLLTGEKPETLFDGYQNKWQWRKFIQNIEPRFGALLDLMLEPTPGDRPKSAQVALKLLELPAQQQAPAQPAASSTRVQPPAPAKPPKQQKQAPLAPPKKTPPPTKAPTGSVVPLLIGAGFTGFQGVFLMPLVGTFLAGNVGMGVWGAAMGLIILAIALRILELKEMVILGAITLGAAFFLVQTVEFTTLAIIAVLVGAGLVAAIALFTLIYRLLQKIL comes from the coding sequence ATGGAGATCCTCTGCACCCGTCCCGGATGTCACCATCCCCAAAATCATTTTAGTGATCTCGATGATCCAACCCACCTAAAAACGGCCCAGCAGAAATATTGCACCAGTTGCGGGATGCATTTAATTTTGGGTGGCCGCTACCTCCCGCAGAAACTTCTCGGCCAAGGGGGCTTTGGGACAGCTTTTTTGGCGCGAGATCGCTACACACCGACTATGCGCTTGTGCGTGGTGAAACAGTTCCAACCGATGGGAAATTTAGACGATCAGCAGTTGGCCATGGCCCAGGAATTGTTTGAACGGGAAGCCCATGTTTTAGAACGAATCGGCAACCGTCACCCCCAAATCCCGGATTTGTTTGCGTTTTTTCCGTTAATTGTGCCGCAACCCCAGGGCCAGGGAACGGCGCAATATTTCTATCTGGTGCAAGAGTACATTGAGGGGAAAGATCTGGAGCAGGAATTAGCGGAGCGGGGCAAGTTGCCGGAGAGAGAAGTCAAAGAAATTTTCGTGTCGATGTTAAAGGTTTTGGCCTTTGTCCATGACCAGGGGACAATCCACCGAGATATTAAACCGTCAAATATTATGCGCCATGTGGACGGTGAACTTTATCTTTTGGACTTTGGGGCAGTAAAAGAGGTCACGGCGGGAGCGGGAGTGGCCAGTGCATCCCAACGTTCGACGGGGATTTATTCACCGGGCTATGCACCACCGGAACAGATGCGAGGGGCGCAGGTTTATCCGGCCACGGATCTCTATGCATTGGCGGTGACCTGTATTGTGTTGCTCACGGGGGAAAAGCCGGAAACGCTATTTGATGGGTATCAAAATAAATGGCAGTGGCGCAAATTTATCCAAAACATTGAACCCCGATTTGGCGCACTCTTGGATTTGATGTTGGAACCCACCCCAGGCGATCGCCCAAAATCTGCCCAGGTGGCCCTCAAACTTTTAGAGTTGCCTGCCCAGCAACAAGCCCCTGCACAACCCGCCGCCTCAAGCACACGGGTTCAGCCGCCGGCTCCAGCGAAACCCCCTAAACAACAAAAACAGGCACCGCTTGCTCCACCCAAAAAAACACCGCCACCGACGAAAGCACCGACTGGTTCTGTGGTGCCACTTCTAATTGGGGCGGGGTTTACGGGCTTTCAGGGAGTATTCTTGATGCCCCTTGTGGGGACTTTCCTGGCGGGTAATGTGGGTATGGGCGTTTGGGGGGCGGCCATGGGGTTAATCATTTTGGCGATCGCCCTGAGAATCCTCGAACTGAAAGAAATGGTGATCCTCGGCGCGATTACCCTGGGTGCGGCTTTTTTCCTGGTGCAAACCGTGGAATTCACCACCCTCGCAATTATCGCCGTTTTAGTTGGGGCGGGCTTGGTGGCGGCGATCGCCCTGTTTACCCTGATTTATCGTTTGCTCCAAAAAATTCTTTAA
- a CDS encoding class I SAM-dependent RNA methyltransferase, whose translation MQTYFATVAQGIEDLAAQELTNLGAQAVKTEYCGVSFQGDRRLLYKVNLWSRLAFRVLVQIKKVKAFTAKELYRGVQSIDWSEYLVPNQTIAVTCTGKNKNLNHSHFTALQVKNAIIDQQRDQFGDRSSVNVEDPDVLINAHIRDNRCTLSLDSSGHSLHRRGYRPAMGKAPLKENFAAGLLDLAEWTPDLPLVDPLCGSGTFVIEAALKSLNFAPGLFQGDFGFQHWQDFDADLWQTLLNDAEYATKDQLQQPIIGQDRDQNVIQQAWTNAENCGVAEHIQLACRELEQVEAPADHGVIICNPPYGHRLGADEDLELLYKRIGDIFKQRFKGWTGYILTGNAELAKRVGLRASRRFVVYNGGLECRLLKYELY comes from the coding sequence ATGCAAACCTATTTTGCAACGGTAGCCCAGGGCATCGAAGACCTCGCGGCCCAGGAACTGACAAACCTCGGTGCCCAGGCGGTGAAAACAGAATATTGCGGGGTGTCTTTCCAAGGCGATCGCCGATTGTTATACAAAGTGAATCTCTGGTCACGGTTAGCATTTCGGGTGCTGGTGCAAATCAAAAAAGTGAAGGCATTTACGGCGAAGGAACTCTATCGCGGCGTGCAAAGCATTGACTGGTCTGAATACCTCGTCCCCAACCAAACCATTGCGGTGACCTGCACCGGTAAAAATAAAAACCTCAATCACAGCCATTTCACGGCCCTCCAGGTGAAAAATGCAATCATCGATCAACAGCGGGATCAATTTGGCGATCGCTCCAGCGTCAATGTCGAGGATCCGGATGTGCTGATCAATGCTCACATTCGGGACAATCGCTGTACCCTCAGCCTCGATAGTTCTGGCCACAGCTTGCACCGTCGGGGTTATCGACCTGCCATGGGGAAAGCCCCCCTCAAGGAAAATTTTGCCGCTGGCCTCCTCGATCTCGCAGAATGGACACCGGATCTGCCCCTCGTCGATCCCCTCTGCGGTTCTGGCACCTTTGTCATTGAAGCGGCCCTGAAGAGTTTGAATTTTGCGCCGGGTCTGTTCCAAGGGGATTTTGGGTTTCAGCATTGGCAGGATTTTGACGCAGACCTTTGGCAAACCCTCCTCAACGACGCCGAATACGCCACCAAGGATCAACTGCAACAGCCGATCATTGGCCAAGACCGGGATCAAAACGTGATTCAACAGGCCTGGACGAATGCGGAAAATTGTGGGGTTGCGGAGCACATTCAACTGGCTTGTCGGGAATTGGAACAGGTGGAAGCGCCCGCCGACCATGGTGTGATTATCTGTAACCCGCCCTATGGCCATCGCCTCGGTGCCGATGAAGATTTGGAACTCCTTTACAAACGTATTGGCGATATTTTTAAACAGCGGTTTAAAGGCTGGACAGGCTATATTCTCACGGGCAATGCAGAACTGGCGAAACGGGTCGGGCTGCGGGCATCACGGCGCTTTGTGGTCTATAACGGTGGCTTGGAATGTCGCCTGCTGAAATACGAACTCTACTAA
- a CDS encoding Uma2 family endonuclease — protein MTVATSRPVLTETQSLTLPGRYNWEEFQAIQTALGQTVSLRITYLDGVIELMTLGEYHESIKTIIGFLVELHLFNQGIEFYPVGSATRASREKSVSFEPDESYYLGEQKEQPDLAIEVNVTSGSPQKLEKYQRLGIQEVWMWQAEKFSIYVLEENTYQAFPKSKLLPDLDFELLAKCVLMPSRLEAIQTFTAQYPQK, from the coding sequence ATGACCGTTGCCACGAGCCGACCCGTCCTCACCGAAACCCAAAGCTTAACCCTGCCTGGCCGCTACAACTGGGAAGAATTCCAGGCGATCCAAACGGCGCTGGGGCAAACTGTCAGCCTGCGGATCACTTACCTAGACGGAGTAATTGAACTGATGACCCTGGGGGAATACCACGAATCTATTAAGACGATCATCGGCTTTCTCGTAGAACTGCATTTGTTCAATCAAGGGATCGAATTTTATCCCGTTGGGAGTGCGACCCGGGCTTCGCGAGAAAAATCCGTTTCCTTCGAACCAGACGAATCCTATTATCTCGGTGAACAAAAAGAGCAGCCCGATCTCGCCATTGAGGTCAATGTCACCAGCGGTAGTCCCCAGAAACTTGAAAAATATCAACGCCTCGGCATTCAGGAAGTTTGGATGTGGCAAGCGGAAAAATTTTCAATTTATGTCCTCGAAGAAAACACTTACCAAGCTTTTCCCAAAAGTAAATTGCTGCCAGATCTTGACTTTGAACTGTTGGCGAAATGTGTGTTGATGCCGTCGCGATTAGAAGCAATTCAGACCTTTACGGCCCAATATCCCCAAAAATAA
- a CDS encoding Uma2 family endonuclease, with amino-acid sequence MNFTLSLPDTWRLSSEQFFELCQNNPDCRFELSTQGELIIMPPTGGETGRRNMDLSFQVRAWERNHQTLGVAFDSSTCFKLPNGAHRSPDAAWVSRHRWDALTAAEKAKFPPLCPNFVVEIRSPSDRLQTLQEKMQEYRDNGAKLGWLIDPTTQRVEIYRENQALETLEQPSYLTGEQVLSGFELDLNPIWHLD; translated from the coding sequence ATGAATTTCACCCTCAGTCTTCCCGATACATGGCGGCTCAGTAGCGAACAATTTTTCGAGTTGTGTCAAAACAATCCGGACTGCCGCTTTGAACTCAGTACCCAAGGAGAATTGATTATCATGCCACCAACGGGCGGCGAAACCGGGCGACGCAATATGGATTTATCGTTTCAGGTGCGAGCTTGGGAACGCAATCATCAAACTCTTGGTGTTGCATTTGATTCTTCCACTTGCTTTAAGTTGCCCAATGGTGCTCACCGTTCTCCAGACGCGGCCTGGGTAAGCCGTCACCGTTGGGATGCCCTCACCGCTGCCGAAAAAGCGAAGTTTCCGCCCCTCTGTCCAAATTTTGTTGTGGAAATTCGTTCTCCGAGCGATCGCCTCCAAACGCTCCAAGAAAAAATGCAGGAATATCGAGACAATGGCGCAAAATTAGGTTGGCTGATTGATCCGACGACGCAGCGAGTAGAAATTTATCGCGAAAATCAAGCTCTCGAAACTTTAGAACAACCCAGTTACCTTACTGGAGAACAAGTTTTATCCGGCTTTGAGCTAGATTTAAACCCCATTTGGCATCTGGATTGA
- a CDS encoding IS5 family transposase (programmed frameshift), producing MSTSYPTDLTDDQWSLLKPLLPSAKSGGRPRSTDLRQVVNALLYILMGGIAWRLLPHDFPKWQTVYHYFRQWRDDGTLERINQTLHQWERTTGHDHPSPSYGVVDSQSVDTATMIHQDVGVDGNKKVKGRKRHIMVDSLGILMAVVVTAANTAEGQGLKLLLARIQRMGLNLECFYLLYVDGGYHGESLVRWVMDKFGWILEKVLRPEECKGFTALPRRWVVERTFGWFYWCRRLSRDYECNTRSAEAWIYLASIRILLRRLA from the exons ATGTCTACATCCTATCCGACAGACCTCACCGATGACCAATGGTCTCTCCTTAAACCCCTACTTCCCTCAGCTAAATCGGGTGGTCGTCCCCGCTCCACTGACCTGCGTCAAGTCGTTAATGCTCTCCTCTATATCCTCATGGGTGGTATCGCCTGGCGCTTACTGCCCCATGATTTCCCCAAATGGCAAACCGTCTATCACTACTTCCGCCAATGGCGTGACGATGGCACCCTCGAACGTATTAACCAAACTCTCCATCAGTGGGAACGCACCACAGGTCATGACCACCCT TCACCGAGCTATGGGGTGGTGGATTCTCAATCGGTGGATACAGCAACAATGATTCATCAGGATGTTGGAGTTGATGGAAATAAGAAAGTTAAAGGTCGCAAACGACACATCATGGTGGATAGCTTGGGCATTTTGATGGCCGTAGTGGTAACTGCCGCCAACACCGCGGAAGGTCAAGGATTAAAGCTATTGTTGGCACGAATCCAAAGGATGGGACTGAATCTAGAGTGTTTTTACCTGTTGTATGTGGATGGGGGGTATCACGGAGAAAGTCTTGTGCGCTGGGTAATGGACAAGTTTGGCTGGATATTGGAGAAAGTATTACGTCCGGAGGAGTGCAAAGGATTCACAGCATTACCAAGGCGATGGGTAGTGGAGAGAACCTTTGGCTGGTTTTACTGGTGCCGCCGTTTGAGTCGAGACTATGAATGTAATACGAGGAGTGCGGAAGCGTGGATATATCTAGCATCCATTCGCATCCTTCTGAGGCGCTTGGCGTAA
- the psbQ gene encoding photosystem II protein PsbQ, with protein sequence MMLRLRSVLSLLLVVITTFLVSCSGPAAKVPDTYTPDRLAQIQLYATPVDEARQGMETLGKFVQENNWIDTRTYIHGPLGFLRRDLTYLANTLLPSDQKAAKNFIDEIFAHLERLDVAAQNKNEAATSTEYNNAIADFDAFLRLIPSDAEAS encoded by the coding sequence ATGATGCTACGTTTGCGGTCAGTTTTGTCCTTGCTGTTGGTGGTCATCACCACTTTTCTCGTTAGCTGCTCTGGCCCCGCGGCCAAAGTCCCCGATACCTATACCCCTGATCGGCTTGCCCAAATTCAACTGTATGCCACCCCGGTCGATGAGGCGCGCCAAGGGATGGAAACTCTTGGTAAATTTGTCCAGGAAAATAACTGGATTGATACCCGTACCTATATCCACGGGCCTCTGGGATTCCTACGCCGTGACCTCACCTACTTAGCAAATACTTTGCTGCCGAGTGATCAAAAAGCGGCGAAGAACTTTATTGATGAAATCTTTGCCCACCTAGAACGTCTTGATGTCGCGGCCCAAAATAAAAATGAGGCAGCAACATCAACGGAATATAACAATGCCATTGCTGATTTTGATGCTTTCTTACGGTTGATCCCGAGTGATGCTGAAGCAAGTTAA
- a CDS encoding alpha/beta fold hydrolase — protein sequence MGANEIMAIAEQKITVRDLTWFYRETEKLDNGRLPILFLHGLPSHSYGWRGVMKRLAAANFYCIAPDWPGSGFSSYPSSREFSYRAEAFQGALKDFLAALEIERCHIVTQGFLGHVGVLFALNEPELCDRLVILNSPILPGSKLPWVMQQWGLPLAGDMLTQDPLLVDRTLEKGSGFVIGDPDLATYRKPYKTSSAVGRALMTTVRRFDLPKVLPDLGDRLKNRPEPTLFLWGTQDPWLDNDQIKNWVKTETAHRWEALPEAKHYPQEHFPEAIAPVLSEFLG from the coding sequence ATGGGGGCTAATGAAATCATGGCGATCGCCGAACAAAAAATTACCGTCAGAGACCTCACTTGGTTCTACCGCGAGACTGAAAAATTAGACAATGGCCGCCTGCCGATCCTTTTTCTCCACGGACTGCCATCCCACAGTTACGGTTGGCGTGGTGTCATGAAACGCTTGGCCGCTGCAAATTTTTACTGTATTGCCCCGGATTGGCCCGGATCTGGTTTTTCGAGTTACCCCAGCAGTCGGGAATTTTCCTACCGAGCCGAGGCTTTTCAAGGGGCGTTAAAGGACTTTCTCGCCGCTTTAGAAATTGAGCGTTGTCACATTGTCACCCAGGGATTTCTCGGTCATGTGGGCGTTTTATTTGCCCTCAACGAACCAGAACTATGCGATCGCCTGGTCATTCTCAATAGCCCGATCCTGCCGGGGAGTAAACTGCCCTGGGTGATGCAGCAGTGGGGCCTACCCCTCGCCGGTGATATGCTCACCCAGGATCCGCTATTAGTAGACCGCACCCTCGAAAAAGGCAGTGGCTTCGTGATTGGTGATCCTGATCTTGCCACCTACCGTAAACCCTACAAAACGAGTTCCGCTGTGGGCCGCGCCCTGATGACCACCGTGCGTCGCTTTGATTTGCCGAAGGTGTTGCCGGACTTGGGCGATCGCCTCAAAAATCGCCCGGAACCGACCCTGTTTCTTTGGGGGACTCAAGATCCTTGGTTAGACAATGACCAGATCAAAAACTGGGTCAAAACAGAAACCGCCCACCGTTGGGAAGCCCTGCCCGAAGCCAAGCATTATCCCCAGGAGCATTTTCCGGAGGCGATCGCCCCTGTACTGAGTGAATTTCTCGGCTAG